In one window of Nesterenkonia sandarakina DNA:
- a CDS encoding L-ribulose-5-phosphate 4-epimerase, protein MNALHLKDLSASAQEAIAASRETVAALHAELPRNDLVAWTAGNVSARVELADHDQVGPDGLSAVFVIKPSGVSYDELNASNMVVCTLDGVKIDDDTSIGLSPSSDTAAHAYVYRHMSHVGGVVHTHSSYATSWAARGESIPCVLTMMADEFGGDIPIGPFALIGDDSIGRGIVQTLQASRSKAVLMDRHGPFTIGADAKEAVKAAVLCEEVARTVHFARAYGNPERIAQHQIDALYARYQNVYGQKDNT, encoded by the coding sequence ATGAATGCCCTGCATCTGAAAGATCTCTCGGCCTCCGCCCAGGAGGCCATCGCCGCGTCGCGGGAGACCGTGGCCGCACTGCACGCGGAGCTCCCGCGCAATGACCTGGTGGCCTGGACCGCGGGCAACGTCTCGGCGCGGGTCGAGCTTGCTGATCACGATCAGGTCGGCCCCGACGGGCTCTCCGCGGTGTTCGTGATCAAGCCCTCCGGGGTCAGCTACGACGAGCTGAACGCGTCGAACATGGTGGTCTGCACCCTGGACGGGGTCAAGATCGACGACGACACCTCCATCGGGCTCTCCCCCTCCTCCGACACCGCCGCGCATGCCTACGTCTACCGGCACATGTCCCACGTCGGTGGCGTGGTCCACACCCATTCCTCCTACGCGACCTCCTGGGCGGCCCGGGGCGAATCGATCCCGTGCGTGCTGACCATGATGGCCGACGAGTTCGGCGGAGACATCCCCATCGGACCCTTCGCGCTGATCGGGGATGACTCCATCGGCCGCGGGATCGTGCAGACCCTGCAGGCCTCCCGTTCCAAGGCGGTGCTGATGGACCGGCACGGGCCCTTCACCATCGGAGCCGACGCCAAAGAGGCGGTGAAGGCCGCGGTGCTCTGCGAGGAGGTCGCGCGCACGGTGCATTTCGCCCGCGCCTACGGGAATCCCGAGCGGATCGCGCAGCACCAGATCGACGCGCTCTACGCGCGGTATCAGAACGTCTATGGACAGAAGGACAACACATGA